A single genomic interval of Microbacterium hydrocarbonoxydans harbors:
- a CDS encoding rhodanese-related sulfurtransferase, which produces MATPKIVLFYVFTPLADPEAIRAWQRDLGEALGLRGRVLISKDGVNGTLGGDLPVLKKWARSFRSYAPFKDADIKWSEGSGVDDEGRSLDFPKLSVKVRDEIVSFGAPGELQVDENGVVGGGTRLSPEALHELMAERGDDVVFFDGRNSLEAQIGRFRGAVVPDTETTRDFVQLLDSGAYDDLKGKPVVTYCTGGIRCEVLSSLMTSRGFGEVYQLEGGIVRYGEKYGDDGLWDGSLYVFDKRGSVDFSDHAAVIGECVGCGAATNRTANCPDLSCRTQFVVCESCQSVPCAQHAA; this is translated from the coding sequence GTGGCAACCCCCAAGATCGTCCTGTTCTACGTCTTCACCCCGCTCGCCGACCCGGAGGCGATCCGGGCCTGGCAGCGCGATCTCGGCGAAGCCCTCGGGCTGCGCGGACGGGTGCTGATCTCGAAGGACGGGGTCAACGGAACCCTGGGCGGCGACCTTCCGGTGCTGAAGAAGTGGGCCCGCTCCTTCCGCTCGTACGCCCCCTTCAAGGACGCGGACATCAAGTGGAGCGAGGGGAGCGGCGTCGACGACGAGGGCCGCAGCCTCGACTTCCCCAAACTGAGCGTGAAGGTGCGCGACGAGATCGTCTCGTTCGGCGCGCCGGGCGAGCTGCAGGTCGACGAGAACGGCGTCGTCGGCGGCGGCACACGGTTGAGCCCCGAGGCGCTGCACGAGCTGATGGCCGAGCGTGGGGACGACGTCGTCTTCTTCGACGGACGCAACTCCCTCGAAGCGCAGATCGGTCGCTTCCGTGGAGCCGTCGTGCCCGATACCGAGACGACCCGTGACTTCGTGCAATTGCTGGACTCCGGCGCCTATGACGATCTGAAGGGCAAGCCCGTCGTGACCTACTGCACAGGCGGCATCCGATGCGAGGTGCTGTCGAGCCTGATGACCTCGCGCGGGTTCGGTGAGGTGTACCAGCTCGAAGGCGGCATCGTCCGCTACGGCGAGAAGTACGGCGACGACGGGCTGTGGGACGGCTCGCTCTACGTCTTCGACAAGCGCGGATCCGTCGACTTCTCCGACCACGCCGCCGTCATCGGCGAGTGCGTGGGATGCGGTGCGGCGACCAACCGCACGGCGAACTGCCCCGACCTGTCGTGCCGCACGCAGTTCGTGGTGTGCGAGAGCTGTCAGTCGGTTCCCTGCGCGCAGCACGCCGCCTGA
- a CDS encoding transglutaminaseTgpA domain-containing protein, translated as MSAAERREARARRLARRLTWHREHELPPGTVLPSVLAAGAGIVAMWPYTSVIEPGSWSLAVLGVIVVTALVGTVMRTMLRRRSQWVRDLGTLAAQILAAVGTVTLLVAGDTALFGVIPTDATVFTFQALAAAAWEEVAFGSAPLAASPGLQAMMGMGFALVAILLDQLVTLRGAILACVLTAVIGSVPMIVTLGGVNIVWFVMLGILMLVLLHHTAAQNSDSPRRPSLALASGVGVAALAATVLVAPGLPVAASLAGTGVGVTVDASLRLGDDLRQPNPVEVLTVATTADTAPYLRLTTLSQFNGRVWEPDRGGLRPQRDGFGPDEWSEDVETTEASTSIRIIRMSSAWLPVPYPAVSVQGIPSAWRLSQDNRTITSRAADAVGNDYTVRSLEVTPTLEQIRAIPAAEPVVDAGSEPVDLPAVIRATAEEVTDGATNDYDRLVALQSWFRTEFTYSLETPVDEGFDGTGVDAVAQFLDERSGYCIHFAGAFALMAESLDMEVRIVVGYLPGVLTENTRGDESVYSVSSDQLHSWPEVLFPGVGWVPFEPTASLGVPTAFEAASTTGGGSGGSATPAPSAAPSTEATTGPEVEREDVGDDAGGTGELRRLDPTPVLLTTLGVLVVLLLPALVRFGIAASRRAAARRGDAASAWAELRATMQDLHLPLSDAETPRMRGDDLIRDNRVDAAAMQVLVAAIERASYARPSSEQSSDLDDALGTVLGQLRRSVDRWPRVRAALIPRSLFASRRTDLALTAGAG; from the coding sequence GTGAGCGCCGCCGAGCGTCGAGAAGCGCGCGCACGTCGCCTCGCACGTCGCCTCACCTGGCACCGGGAGCATGAGCTGCCCCCGGGAACGGTGCTGCCGTCGGTGCTGGCGGCCGGCGCCGGCATCGTCGCGATGTGGCCCTACACGTCCGTCATCGAGCCGGGCAGCTGGTCGCTCGCGGTCCTGGGCGTCATCGTCGTCACCGCCCTCGTCGGAACGGTCATGCGCACGATGCTGAGGCGGCGATCGCAGTGGGTGCGCGACCTCGGCACCCTCGCGGCGCAGATCCTGGCGGCGGTCGGCACCGTCACCCTGCTCGTCGCCGGCGACACCGCTCTCTTCGGCGTCATCCCCACGGATGCCACCGTGTTCACCTTCCAGGCGCTCGCCGCCGCGGCGTGGGAGGAGGTCGCCTTCGGGTCGGCTCCGCTCGCCGCCTCGCCAGGACTCCAGGCGATGATGGGCATGGGATTCGCCCTCGTCGCCATCCTTCTCGACCAGCTCGTGACGCTGCGCGGTGCGATTCTGGCCTGCGTGCTCACCGCGGTGATCGGCTCGGTCCCGATGATCGTCACGCTCGGCGGAGTGAACATCGTGTGGTTCGTCATGCTCGGCATCCTCATGCTGGTGCTGCTGCACCACACGGCCGCGCAGAACTCCGACTCGCCGCGACGCCCGTCGCTCGCGCTCGCCTCCGGAGTCGGTGTGGCGGCTCTCGCTGCGACGGTCCTCGTCGCGCCAGGGCTCCCGGTGGCGGCGAGCCTAGCGGGCACCGGCGTCGGCGTCACGGTCGACGCGTCGCTGCGGCTCGGCGACGACCTGCGCCAGCCCAACCCGGTCGAGGTGCTCACGGTGGCCACCACCGCCGACACCGCCCCTTACCTCAGGCTCACGACCCTCTCGCAGTTCAACGGACGGGTGTGGGAGCCGGATCGCGGAGGCCTGCGCCCCCAGCGGGACGGATTCGGTCCTGACGAGTGGAGCGAGGATGTCGAGACCACCGAGGCGAGCACGTCGATCCGCATCATCCGCATGTCGAGCGCCTGGCTGCCCGTCCCGTACCCCGCCGTGAGCGTGCAGGGAATCCCCTCCGCGTGGCGTCTGAGCCAGGACAACCGCACCATCACCTCGCGCGCCGCGGATGCCGTCGGCAACGACTACACGGTGCGCTCCCTGGAGGTGACGCCGACACTGGAGCAGATCCGGGCGATACCCGCAGCCGAGCCGGTCGTGGACGCGGGATCCGAGCCTGTGGATCTGCCCGCGGTGATCAGGGCGACCGCCGAAGAGGTGACCGACGGCGCCACCAATGACTATGACCGGCTCGTGGCTCTGCAGTCGTGGTTCCGCACCGAGTTCACGTACTCCCTCGAGACCCCCGTCGACGAGGGCTTCGACGGCACCGGAGTCGACGCGGTCGCGCAGTTCCTCGACGAGCGCTCCGGATACTGCATCCACTTCGCCGGCGCTTTCGCGCTGATGGCCGAGAGCCTCGACATGGAGGTGCGGATCGTCGTCGGGTACCTCCCGGGAGTCCTGACCGAGAACACCCGCGGCGACGAGTCGGTCTACTCGGTCTCGAGCGATCAACTGCATTCCTGGCCGGAGGTCCTCTTCCCCGGTGTCGGCTGGGTGCCGTTCGAGCCCACCGCATCGCTGGGCGTGCCGACGGCGTTCGAGGCGGCATCGACCACGGGCGGCGGGTCCGGCGGCTCGGCGACGCCCGCTCCGTCTGCCGCGCCGAGCACCGAGGCGACGACGGGTCCGGAGGTCGAGCGTGAGGACGTCGGCGACGATGCGGGTGGCACGGGCGAGCTCCGCAGGCTCGACCCGACACCTGTGCTGCTGACGACGCTCGGCGTGCTCGTGGTGCTGCTGCTCCCGGCGCTCGTCCGCTTCGGGATCGCCGCCTCGCGACGCGCTGCCGCCAGACGCGGCGACGCGGCATCCGCCTGGGCCGAGCTGCGCGCCACGATGCAGGATCTGCACCTGCCCCTCTCCGACGCCGAGACCCCGCGCATGCGCGGTGACGACCTCATCAGGGACAACCGGGTGGATGCCGCGGCGATGCAGGTCCTCGTCGCCGCCATCGAACGGGCGAGCTACGCGCGTCCCTCGTCAGAGCAGTCCTCCGATCTGGATGACGCCCTCGGTACCGTGCTGGGTCAGCTGCGGCGCAGCGTCGATCGATGGCCGCGCGTACGGGCCGCACTGATTCCGCGGTCGCTCTTCGCCAGTCGCCGGACCGACCTCGCACTGACCGCGGGCGCTGGCTGA
- a CDS encoding DUF58 domain-containing protein produces the protein MRRIHWRATAHRGQLMVRQEEEESSPDALVILDRSASRWERPGDEADPAFETAVSMCASVAVHLVQEGYGVDVIDSAGTLLGTLRGHEDDRDGLLVALALTAPRGEARDVVALVGGTPPGPLVYITGRIDEEDAARLRPAGAAAPLLFATALEPGAKDVAAQQGWRVADLGEDITEAWEDVLPDRVGLAPAEPQGRAR, from the coding sequence ATGCGCCGCATCCACTGGCGCGCCACCGCTCACCGCGGCCAGCTGATGGTGCGTCAGGAGGAGGAGGAATCCAGCCCGGATGCGCTCGTCATCCTCGACCGCAGCGCCTCGCGCTGGGAGCGCCCCGGCGACGAGGCCGACCCTGCATTCGAGACGGCCGTGTCGATGTGCGCCTCTGTCGCCGTGCACCTCGTGCAGGAAGGCTACGGCGTCGATGTGATCGACAGCGCCGGGACGCTCCTGGGCACGCTGCGCGGCCACGAAGACGACCGGGACGGCTTGCTCGTCGCGCTCGCGCTGACAGCGCCGCGAGGAGAGGCTCGTGACGTGGTCGCTCTGGTCGGCGGCACACCTCCCGGTCCGCTGGTCTACATCACCGGGCGGATCGACGAGGAGGATGCCGCCCGCCTGCGCCCCGCGGGAGCAGCCGCGCCTCTGCTGTTCGCCACTGCCCTCGAGCCGGGCGCGAAGGATGTCGCCGCGCAGCAGGGGTGGCGAGTCGCGGACCTCGGTGAAGACATCACGGAGGCGTGGGAGGACGTCCTGCCCGATCGTGTGGGACTCGCCCCCGCCGAGCCGCAGGGGCGTGCCCGGTGA
- a CDS encoding AAA family ATPase: MPENPTLIPTVVDAEQFAVQTSAIVDSVSRVIDGKPDAVRSALVCLLAEGHLLIEDVPGVGKTMLARALAASVDATVRRIQFTPDLLPGDVTGVSVYNPVDREFEFKRGAVFAHIVIADEINRSSPKTQSALLEAMEEGQVTVDGSTHMLPDPFLVVATQNPLEMEGTYALPEAQRDRFMMRISMGYPDAAAEAEMLRQRDTVNPLAAVTAVADAASISGLIAWARSVHVAPALEEYTVALAQATRADPNLHLGASPRATLQLIRAAKVWAALDGRDFVIPDDVTALLIPVLAHRLLPARGAHRAGAQPVEAALRQIVERVRVPVTSRS; this comes from the coding sequence ATGCCAGAGAATCCGACCCTGATCCCGACCGTCGTCGACGCCGAGCAGTTCGCGGTGCAGACGTCGGCGATCGTCGATTCCGTCAGTCGGGTGATCGACGGGAAGCCGGATGCCGTGCGCAGCGCTCTCGTGTGCCTCCTCGCCGAGGGCCACCTCCTGATCGAGGACGTCCCCGGCGTCGGCAAGACGATGCTGGCCCGCGCGCTGGCGGCGAGCGTGGACGCGACCGTGCGGCGCATCCAGTTCACCCCCGACCTGCTGCCGGGAGACGTGACCGGGGTCAGCGTCTACAACCCGGTCGATCGCGAGTTCGAGTTCAAGCGCGGCGCGGTGTTCGCGCACATCGTGATCGCCGACGAGATCAACCGCTCGTCCCCCAAGACGCAGTCCGCTCTGCTCGAGGCGATGGAGGAGGGACAGGTCACGGTCGACGGATCGACGCACATGCTGCCGGACCCGTTCCTCGTCGTGGCCACGCAGAACCCGCTCGAGATGGAGGGCACGTACGCGCTGCCCGAGGCCCAGCGCGATCGCTTCATGATGCGCATCTCGATGGGCTACCCGGACGCGGCCGCAGAGGCCGAGATGCTGCGACAGCGCGATACCGTGAACCCGCTCGCCGCTGTCACCGCGGTCGCCGATGCCGCCTCGATCTCGGGACTCATCGCCTGGGCCCGCTCCGTGCACGTGGCTCCGGCGCTAGAGGAGTACACGGTGGCTCTCGCCCAGGCGACTCGCGCCGATCCCAATCTTCACCTCGGCGCCAGCCCTCGGGCGACCCTGCAGCTGATCAGGGCGGCGAAGGTCTGGGCTGCGCTCGACGGACGCGACTTCGTGATCCCCGACGACGTCACCGCTCTTCTGATCCCCGTGCTCGCACACCGGCTGCTGCCCGCCCGGGGCGCGCATCGAGCGGGGGCCCAGCCCGTCGAAGCCGCCCTCCGGCAGATCGTCGAGCGGGTGCGCGTCCCCGTCACGTCCCGTTCCTGA
- a CDS encoding rhomboid family intramembrane serine protease has translation MTRPDVNRTADSPRSSAFSRFLSPLLLLALMWAIQFADAVLPGSFTGFGLRSWDLSGLGGILLGPLLHANWAHLVANSVPLLVLGCLVAVEGSRRFWTVTVIAAVVGGLGTWLVNAPGALTVGASGLVFGYFGYTVMRVFAPGRVAHRVIYALIALAVIAVYGGSMLAGVVGVREGISWQAHLFGAVGGGLAAFVGRNTSGRR, from the coding sequence GTGACAAGGCCAGACGTGAACCGCACCGCCGATTCCCCGCGCTCGAGTGCGTTCAGCCGATTCCTGTCGCCGCTCCTGCTGCTCGCGCTGATGTGGGCGATCCAATTCGCCGACGCGGTCCTGCCGGGCTCGTTCACCGGCTTCGGGCTCCGCTCCTGGGATCTCTCGGGCCTCGGGGGCATCCTCCTCGGTCCGCTGCTGCACGCGAACTGGGCGCACCTCGTCGCGAACTCGGTGCCGCTACTGGTGCTGGGATGCCTGGTCGCAGTCGAGGGCTCACGCAGGTTCTGGACCGTCACGGTCATCGCCGCCGTCGTCGGAGGCCTCGGCACCTGGCTCGTGAACGCGCCAGGTGCGCTGACGGTGGGCGCATCGGGACTGGTCTTCGGCTACTTCGGCTACACGGTCATGCGGGTGTTCGCCCCCGGCCGTGTCGCGCATCGGGTGATCTACGCGCTCATCGCGCTCGCAGTGATCGCCGTGTACGGAGGCTCGATGCTCGCCGGGGTCGTCGGGGTGCGTGAGGGCATCTCGTGGCAGGCTCACCTCTTCGGTGCGGTCGGAGGAGGCCTCGCCGCCTTCGTCGGGCGGAACACGTCAGGACGCCGGTGA
- the pta gene encoding phosphate acetyltransferase codes for MAQSIYITSAEGHTGKSTIALGVLDALMRVTPRVGVFRPIARSVTERDDVLELLLAHDGVNLDYEDCIGVTYDDVRDDPDRALSTIVARFKAVESRCDAVVIIGSDYTDVASPAELGYNARIAANLAAPVLLVLSGRDQQRQAEQLGTTTARTPAAVGQIAALALSELEVERAELFAVVVNRADPEALDEIESAVAGVRPEKTTPVWAIPEDRTLVAPSISGILTAVDGRLIKGDPDRLAREALTIVVAGMSMVNVLPRLTEESVVVIPADRTEVLLATLLADASGTFPRVAGIILNGPFPLPEPIVQLLDGFSSTVPIIATDLGTYDTAVRVMGARGRISPESRGRYDRALGLFQTHVDVAELTTQLGLAESRVVTPLMFEYGLIERARADRRHIVLPEGDDDRILRAAATLLARDVADLTILGDEAAVRARAVELGVDITAAQVISPNDPEHVERFAAEYARLRAHKGITLAQAADTVTDVSYFGTMMVHLGLADGMVSGAAHTTAHTIRPSFEIIKTKPGVDVVSSVFLMALADRVLVYGDCAVIPDPTSEQLADIAISSAATAQQFGIEPRIAMLSYSTGESGTGADVDKVRAATALVHERAPELLVEGPIQYDAAADAAVAKAKLPDSAVAGRATVFVFPDLNTGNNTYKAVQRSAGAVAIGPVLQGLNKPINDLSRGALVDDIVNTVAITAIQAQAAEATA; via the coding sequence GTGGCGCAGAGCATCTACATCACCTCGGCCGAAGGCCATACCGGCAAGTCCACCATCGCCCTCGGCGTGCTCGACGCGCTCATGCGCGTGACGCCCAGGGTCGGCGTCTTCCGACCGATCGCCCGATCGGTGACCGAGCGCGACGACGTGCTCGAGCTGCTGCTCGCCCACGACGGCGTCAATCTCGATTACGAGGACTGCATCGGCGTGACCTACGACGACGTGCGCGACGATCCCGACCGCGCGCTGTCGACGATCGTGGCCCGGTTCAAGGCGGTCGAGAGCCGATGCGACGCGGTCGTCATCATCGGCAGCGACTACACGGATGTCGCGAGCCCTGCGGAGCTGGGGTACAACGCCAGGATCGCCGCGAACCTCGCGGCCCCCGTGCTGCTCGTGCTCAGCGGCCGCGATCAGCAGCGGCAGGCCGAGCAGCTGGGCACGACCACCGCCCGCACCCCCGCAGCCGTGGGCCAGATCGCGGCTCTCGCACTCTCGGAGCTCGAGGTCGAGCGGGCCGAGCTGTTCGCCGTGGTCGTCAACCGCGCAGATCCTGAGGCTCTCGACGAGATCGAATCGGCGGTCGCGGGCGTGCGACCGGAGAAGACCACGCCCGTCTGGGCGATCCCCGAGGACCGCACCCTTGTGGCGCCGTCGATCAGCGGCATCCTCACCGCGGTCGACGGGCGTCTCATCAAGGGCGACCCCGACCGCCTCGCGCGCGAGGCCCTGACTATCGTCGTCGCCGGGATGTCGATGGTGAACGTGCTGCCCCGACTGACCGAGGAATCGGTCGTGGTGATACCGGCCGATCGCACGGAGGTGCTCCTGGCGACGCTGCTCGCCGATGCGTCCGGCACCTTCCCTCGGGTCGCCGGCATCATCCTGAACGGACCGTTCCCGCTGCCGGAGCCCATCGTGCAGCTCCTCGACGGCTTCTCCTCGACCGTGCCGATCATCGCGACCGATCTCGGCACGTACGACACCGCGGTGCGGGTGATGGGCGCGCGAGGGCGCATCTCGCCGGAGTCCCGCGGTCGCTACGATCGCGCGCTGGGTCTCTTCCAGACCCACGTCGACGTCGCCGAGCTCACCACTCAGCTCGGCCTCGCCGAATCGCGCGTGGTCACGCCCCTGATGTTCGAGTACGGACTGATCGAGCGCGCCCGCGCCGATCGCCGCCACATCGTCCTGCCCGAGGGCGACGACGACCGCATCCTGCGCGCCGCGGCCACGCTGCTCGCCAGAGACGTCGCCGACCTCACCATCCTCGGCGACGAGGCAGCGGTGCGAGCGCGTGCGGTCGAGCTGGGGGTCGACATCACGGCAGCGCAGGTGATCAGCCCGAACGACCCCGAGCACGTCGAGCGCTTCGCCGCCGAGTACGCGCGGCTTCGTGCGCACAAGGGGATCACGCTCGCGCAGGCGGCCGACACCGTCACGGACGTGTCGTACTTCGGGACGATGATGGTGCATCTCGGCCTCGCCGACGGCATGGTCTCTGGTGCGGCGCACACCACGGCGCACACGATCCGGCCCTCGTTCGAGATCATCAAGACCAAGCCGGGCGTCGACGTCGTCTCGAGCGTGTTCCTCATGGCGCTCGCCGATCGGGTGCTCGTGTACGGCGATTGCGCCGTGATCCCCGATCCCACCAGCGAGCAGCTGGCCGACATCGCGATCTCCTCTGCCGCGACCGCACAGCAGTTCGGCATCGAGCCGCGCATCGCGATGCTCTCGTACTCGACGGGCGAGTCCGGGACCGGCGCCGACGTCGACAAGGTCAGGGCGGCGACCGCTCTCGTGCACGAGCGTGCACCCGAACTGCTCGTGGAAGGTCCGATCCAGTACGACGCGGCGGCCGATGCCGCGGTCGCGAAGGCGAAGCTGCCGGACTCGGCCGTCGCAGGGCGCGCGACGGTGTTCGTCTTCCCCGACCTCAACACCGGCAACAACACGTACAAGGCGGTGCAGCGGTCGGCGGGCGCCGTCGCGATCGGACCCGTGCTGCAAGGGCTCAACAAGCCGATCAACGACCTGTCGCGCGGAGCCCTGGTCGACGACATCGTCAACACCGTGGCGATCACGGCCATCCAGGCCCAGGCTGCGGAGGCGACGGCATGA
- a CDS encoding acetate/propionate family kinase, translated as MSAILVINSGSSSLKYSLIDIENENELAAGLIERIGQDVSAITHTVRPDTSTGAVVAMLDASYETERPVADHDAAFAVMLEQFEEHGPVLAEHPPAAVGHRVVHGGARFYAPTLVTANVEEQIEELSVLAPLHNPANLAGIVAARAVFVDVPHVAVFDTAFHQTLPPAAYTYAIDADLAAEHRVRRYGFHGTSHQFVSESAAAFLGRDLGTLRQLVFHLGNGASVTAIDGGRSVETSMGLTPLEGLVMGTRSGDLDPAALVHLSRRAGYSIDDLDVLLNSRSGLQGLAGRSDMRDILAGRDAGDAAATLAFDVYIHRLRAYAGSYIAQLGGVDVISFTAGVGENAAAVRAEAMATLGFAGVEIDHGRNAARQRGIRRISTDTSTVEVLVVPTNEELEIARQTSRLL; from the coding sequence ATGAGCGCGATCCTCGTCATCAACAGCGGATCGTCGTCGCTGAAGTACAGCCTGATCGACATCGAGAACGAGAACGAGCTCGCCGCAGGGCTCATCGAGCGCATCGGTCAGGATGTCAGCGCGATCACGCACACCGTGCGACCCGACACCTCGACCGGTGCGGTCGTCGCGATGCTCGACGCGTCCTACGAGACCGAGAGGCCCGTCGCCGACCACGACGCCGCGTTCGCGGTCATGCTGGAGCAGTTCGAGGAGCACGGACCGGTGCTCGCGGAGCATCCTCCTGCCGCCGTCGGCCACCGGGTCGTGCACGGCGGCGCCCGCTTCTACGCGCCGACCCTCGTGACGGCGAACGTCGAAGAGCAGATCGAGGAGCTCTCGGTGCTCGCTCCGCTGCACAATCCGGCGAACCTCGCCGGGATCGTCGCGGCCAGGGCCGTGTTCGTCGACGTCCCGCACGTCGCGGTGTTCGACACGGCATTCCACCAGACGCTGCCGCCCGCGGCGTACACCTACGCCATCGACGCCGACCTCGCCGCGGAGCACCGGGTGCGACGCTACGGATTCCACGGCACGAGCCACCAGTTCGTCAGCGAGTCGGCCGCCGCCTTCCTCGGGCGCGATCTCGGCACGCTCCGCCAGCTCGTCTTCCACCTCGGCAACGGGGCGTCGGTGACAGCCATCGACGGCGGACGCTCGGTCGAGACCTCGATGGGGCTCACGCCGCTCGAGGGTCTCGTGATGGGCACGCGATCCGGGGACCTCGATCCCGCGGCCCTCGTGCACCTCTCCCGTCGTGCCGGGTACTCGATCGATGACCTCGATGTGCTCCTGAACTCCCGCAGCGGCCTGCAGGGGCTCGCTGGTCGCAGCGACATGCGCGACATCCTCGCGGGGAGGGATGCCGGCGACGCGGCGGCGACGCTCGCCTTCGACGTGTACATCCACCGGCTGCGTGCCTACGCCGGCTCCTACATCGCCCAGCTGGGTGGTGTCGACGTGATCTCCTTCACGGCCGGCGTGGGGGAGAACGCGGCGGCGGTGCGCGCCGAGGCGATGGCGACCCTCGGATTCGCGGGGGTCGAGATCGATCACGGGCGCAACGCCGCGCGTCAGCGGGGCATCCGACGGATCTCCACCGACACGTCGACCGTCGAGGTGCTCGTGGTGCCGACGAACGAAGAGCTCGAGATCGCCAGACAGACTTCGCGCCTGCTCTGA
- a CDS encoding HAD family hydrolase yields MARRGAGTLVLLLEAAVPEALPDPLRADGVLFDLDGVLTPTAEVHMRAWKVVFDDVFERWGITPPYSDADYFDYVDGKKRYDGVASLLHSRNVEVPWGAVDDPPEAETICGIGNRKNAAFAESLRAEGIAPFPGSLALIEKLSAAGVPIGVVSSSKNAEEVLTAAGIRSFFPVVVDGVVAERDHLASKPAADMFRAGAVALGVDPARSIAVEDATSGVASAAAAGYATVVGVDRGAGADALREAGATVVVEDLAVFLSDSGSAAPSPQATPSDPEETA; encoded by the coding sequence GTGGCACGGAGAGGTGCCGGAACCCTCGTCCTTCTCCTGGAGGCTGCTGTGCCCGAAGCCCTGCCCGATCCGCTCCGCGCCGATGGCGTCCTGTTCGACCTCGACGGCGTGCTGACGCCGACCGCCGAGGTCCACATGCGCGCGTGGAAGGTCGTGTTCGACGACGTCTTCGAACGCTGGGGCATCACCCCGCCGTACTCCGATGCGGACTACTTCGACTACGTCGACGGCAAGAAGCGCTACGACGGCGTCGCGAGCCTGCTGCACAGCCGCAACGTCGAGGTGCCGTGGGGTGCTGTCGACGATCCGCCCGAGGCCGAGACGATCTGCGGCATCGGCAACCGCAAGAACGCCGCCTTCGCCGAATCGCTGCGCGCCGAGGGCATCGCGCCGTTCCCCGGCTCGCTCGCGCTGATCGAGAAGCTCTCCGCCGCAGGGGTGCCCATCGGTGTCGTGTCGAGCTCGAAGAACGCCGAAGAGGTGCTGACCGCCGCCGGCATCCGCTCGTTCTTCCCCGTCGTGGTCGACGGCGTGGTGGCCGAGCGCGACCACCTCGCCTCCAAGCCGGCCGCCGACATGTTCCGTGCCGGCGCCGTCGCGCTCGGGGTGGATCCCGCCCGCAGCATCGCCGTCGAGGACGCGACGTCCGGCGTCGCCTCCGCCGCGGCCGCCGGCTATGCGACCGTCGTCGGCGTCGACAGGGGCGCGGGCGCCGATGCCCTCCGCGAGGCCGGCGCGACCGTCGTCGTCGAGGACCTCGCCGTCTTCCTCTCGGACTCCGGGTCCGCAGCTCCGTCCCCCCAGGCCACCCCCTCCGACCCCGAGGAGACCGCATGA